One Tumebacillus sp. BK434 genomic window carries:
- a CDS encoding non-ribosomal peptide synthetase, producing MMEELWYDTEIEDIQMPLSFAQQRLWLLDQLAPGSPLYNIPLVMRLTGNLNVQALEKSYNEMIFRHESLRTVFTQIEGEPVQLIREAIPLPIKILDIQDAKDVEAEIHEIAAAERARPFDLEKGPLSRLQLLKSGPEEHVLLLTMHHIISDGWSLNVFIQEIGLLYRAFSTGRPSPLSELSIQYADYACWQRDNLQGEALEEKRAYWREKLGGELSVLQLPTDRPRPAVQTHRGHVVDLSAPQALMEKLHAIGRREGATAYMVYLAAFKVLLSRYSGQTDLLVGSPVAGRNNTQLEPLIGFFINTLVMRTDLSGDVTFTELLRRVKRTTLDAFAHQDVPFEMLVADLQPERNLSHSPLFQVMFALQNTPAGNLEVEGITFEQLLVEGDTAKFDLTLNLQELSDRLHITFEYNADLFDAATVLRMGGHFVRLLTAIAGQPDAEIAALPLLSAVETERVLIEWNRTAEDLPELPVPALFEQQAARTPEKTALLVAGQTVTYRELNERANRLARRLQAIGIRSGQLVGVALERSAELYIALLAIGKAGAAYVPFDTSYPAERLSYMLADSGVEAMLTVQKLAGLLPAHDAQMLLLDDPQTRSALAQESGADLPLSATADSAAYVMYTSGTTGTPKGILIPHRGIVRLVYGPRAAFPYTADDMAMQYAPISFDASTLEIWGALLNGATLFVYPPYQASVEELGQAVQYQGVTALFLTAGLFHQMVDTHPEGLRGLRLLASGGDVISAPHVQKVVGQLGIPFFNLYGPTEVTSVTTAHEVRTAAEAGTSLPIGRPIANTTAYVLDSRMQPVPIGVAGELHVGGSGLAIGYLNHPELTEQKFVPSPFQPGERLYKTGDLVRWLADGTLEFRGRLDQQVKIRGFRIEPGEVEAAIEQHPAVLRSAVMAREDVPGLKRLVAYLILEPAADCDAVSLRVFLLDKLPDYMVPSAFVVLEEFPLNANQKIDYRALPVPEGGLERTAEYVAPRTEAEVKVAALYAELLGVDQVGAYDHFFELGGHSLLGARLVSRVRETFAAELPLRALFEHPTVAGLARLLTGDDPRITGVQLPPLLKAGRGDAIPLSYAQQRLWFLDQLTPGNSAYNMPAAFKLHGKLDLDAVRRSFNEIVRRHEALRTAFQVMDEQAVQVIAPPAGLDVRMIDLSALHDSEREAELKRLAHQDATAPFHLQQGPLLRAALVRLDADEHALLVNMHHIISDGWSMNVLIQEFAALYSAFSQQQPSPLPELPVQFADYALWQRGWMQGDILHEQLSYWKTKLGGDLPVLELPTDRSAQPNQGESAREVLLLPATVVRQLKKLSRDAGATPFMTLTAAFKTLLARLTGQDDIIVGTPIAGRGLVETEGLIGLLLNTLALRTDLSCAPTFREVLERVRETTLEAFARQEVPFEKIVEEIQPERSLHRNPVFDVMINFVNTPDSELILPGLTISGLNGGEETASKFMMTLYISEQEECLRLSLVYQSALFSRERMAGFMAQFQSLLEQVSADADRAVSAYTLHTAVSRAQLPDPAAPIPEPQYPSVRELFAKWAAEAPDQLAVMQGEQAWTYRDLHERAAELARLLAAHGVQCGERVAILGTRSYGFVAAMLGVLNSGGVLVPIDADLPPERQQMMAEQSQARYLLSICGAARTLDWPAYDILRLDPATGRVLEKTAPPDFALPELSPDDPAYIFFTSGTTGVPKGVLGTHKGLNHFLAWQRSTFGISPSDRVAQLIHLSFDAVLRDVFLPLTSGATLCLPDVTDDLGADVILPWLERTGVTVLHTVPSVAQAWTADGTDGVTLRSLRQLFLAGEPLTDVLVNRLRSAFPALGDIINLYGPTETTMVKCWYVVPQEPLAGMQPAGTPFPETQALVLNAAGQLAGIGEQGEIVLRTPFRTLGYINAPEENKRFAPNPFRPHDPADLLYHTGDKGRYRPDGSLEILGRVDDQVKVRGVRIHLHEVTAVLLRHEAVDACAVIDWQDDSGQTQLAAYSVLKPGQEATAQDLRTHLERHLLAAMVPGVYLFLDDLPRLANGKINRKALPKPKRGRGDAAAYVAPRNAVEDKLAAIFCEVLSVEKVGVHDNFFTLGGHSLLATQLVSRIRLSFEVELPLSALFERPTVAGLAVAVEEQKQAPQPPVLTISDAPIKRLERGKKTKPRN from the coding sequence ATGATGGAAGAACTCTGGTATGATACCGAGATCGAAGACATACAGATGCCGTTGTCGTTTGCACAACAGCGTCTGTGGCTCCTCGATCAGTTGGCTCCGGGATCGCCGCTCTATAACATACCGCTGGTGATGCGTCTGACCGGCAACTTGAACGTGCAAGCGCTGGAAAAGAGCTACAACGAGATGATCTTCCGCCATGAATCGTTGCGCACCGTGTTTACCCAGATCGAGGGCGAGCCGGTGCAACTGATCCGGGAAGCCATTCCCCTTCCGATCAAGATCTTGGACATCCAAGATGCGAAGGATGTGGAAGCGGAGATTCATGAGATTGCCGCAGCGGAGCGTGCCCGCCCGTTCGATTTGGAAAAAGGGCCTCTGTCGCGTCTTCAGTTGCTGAAATCCGGCCCGGAAGAGCATGTGCTGCTCCTGACGATGCACCACATCATCTCCGACGGCTGGTCGCTGAACGTCTTCATCCAAGAGATCGGCCTGCTCTATCGGGCGTTTTCCACGGGACGGCCCTCGCCGCTCTCTGAGTTGTCCATTCAATACGCCGATTACGCATGCTGGCAGCGCGACAACCTGCAGGGGGAGGCGCTGGAGGAAAAGCGGGCCTACTGGAGGGAGAAGCTGGGCGGCGAGCTCAGCGTCCTGCAGTTGCCGACCGACCGGCCGCGCCCGGCGGTGCAGACGCATCGCGGGCATGTGGTCGACCTTTCGGCGCCCCAGGCGCTGATGGAGAAACTGCATGCCATCGGGCGGCGCGAAGGCGCCACCGCCTATATGGTCTATCTGGCCGCCTTCAAAGTTCTGCTCAGCCGGTACAGCGGCCAAACCGATCTGCTGGTCGGCTCGCCGGTCGCCGGGCGCAACAACACGCAGCTGGAGCCGTTGATCGGCTTTTTCATCAATACGTTGGTCATGCGCACCGATCTGTCGGGCGACGTGACGTTCACCGAGCTGTTGCGCCGCGTCAAGCGGACGACGCTGGATGCGTTCGCCCATCAGGATGTGCCGTTTGAGATGCTCGTCGCCGACCTGCAGCCCGAGCGCAACTTGAGCCATTCCCCGCTGTTCCAAGTGATGTTTGCCCTGCAAAACACGCCGGCGGGCAACTTGGAAGTCGAAGGCATCACCTTCGAGCAGCTCTTGGTGGAGGGCGATACGGCCAAATTCGATCTGACATTGAACCTGCAAGAGCTGTCCGACCGGCTGCATATCACGTTCGAATACAATGCTGATCTGTTTGACGCAGCGACCGTTCTGCGGATGGGCGGGCATTTCGTCCGGCTGCTGACCGCCATCGCGGGGCAGCCCGATGCGGAAATTGCGGCACTGCCGCTTTTGTCGGCCGTTGAGACGGAACGGGTGCTCATCGAGTGGAACCGCACCGCGGAAGATCTCCCGGAGCTGCCCGTTCCTGCGCTCTTTGAACAGCAGGCTGCAAGGACGCCGGAGAAGACGGCGCTGCTCGTTGCCGGGCAGACCGTCACGTACCGCGAACTGAACGAGCGGGCCAACCGCCTGGCGCGCCGCCTGCAAGCGATCGGCATTCGGTCCGGACAGTTGGTCGGCGTCGCGCTGGAGCGTTCGGCGGAGCTGTACATCGCGCTGCTCGCCATCGGGAAGGCGGGTGCAGCTTATGTGCCTTTTGACACGTCCTACCCGGCCGAGCGCCTGTCGTACATGCTGGCAGACAGCGGCGTCGAAGCGATGCTGACCGTGCAAAAGCTGGCCGGGCTGCTCCCGGCGCACGATGCTCAGATGCTTTTGCTGGACGATCCGCAGACCCGCTCCGCTCTCGCACAGGAAAGCGGGGCCGACCTGCCCCTGTCGGCGACGGCCGACAGCGCAGCGTATGTCATGTACACGTCCGGCACTACGGGCACGCCAAAAGGCATTTTGATCCCGCATCGCGGGATTGTGCGCCTCGTCTATGGGCCGCGTGCGGCGTTTCCCTACACGGCAGACGATATGGCGATGCAATACGCGCCGATCTCGTTTGACGCCTCGACCTTAGAAATCTGGGGCGCACTCCTGAACGGGGCGACGCTGTTTGTGTATCCGCCGTATCAAGCGTCAGTCGAAGAGCTTGGGCAGGCGGTGCAATATCAGGGAGTGACGGCGCTGTTTTTGACGGCGGGGCTGTTCCACCAGATGGTCGATACCCATCCCGAAGGCCTGCGCGGTCTGCGCCTGCTCGCGTCGGGCGGCGATGTGATCTCCGCGCCGCACGTACAAAAAGTCGTTGGGCAGCTCGGCATCCCGTTCTTCAACCTCTACGGGCCGACCGAAGTCACCTCCGTCACCACCGCGCACGAAGTGCGGACGGCAGCCGAGGCGGGCACGAGCCTGCCGATCGGGCGTCCGATCGCCAACACGACCGCCTATGTGCTGGACAGCCGGATGCAGCCGGTGCCGATCGGCGTTGCCGGCGAATTGCATGTCGGCGGGTCGGGACTGGCGATCGGCTATCTGAACCATCCGGAGTTGACGGAGCAGAAGTTTGTGCCAAGCCCCTTTCAACCGGGCGAACGCCTGTACAAGACGGGCGACCTCGTGCGCTGGCTGGCCGACGGAACGTTGGAATTTAGGGGCCGCCTCGATCAGCAGGTGAAGATCCGCGGGTTCCGCATCGAGCCGGGTGAGGTGGAAGCGGCGATCGAGCAGCATCCGGCGGTGCTGCGCTCCGCCGTGATGGCTCGCGAAGATGTGCCGGGGCTGAAGCGGCTGGTCGCCTACCTGATTCTCGAGCCGGCGGCAGATTGTGACGCAGTCAGCCTGCGCGTCTTTTTGCTGGACAAGCTGCCTGATTACATGGTGCCAAGCGCGTTTGTGGTGCTGGAAGAATTCCCGCTGAACGCCAACCAAAAGATCGACTACCGCGCCTTGCCTGTGCCGGAGGGCGGACTTGAACGGACGGCCGAGTACGTTGCGCCGCGCACGGAAGCAGAAGTCAAAGTGGCAGCGCTTTATGCGGAACTGCTCGGTGTGGATCAGGTCGGCGCATACGATCATTTCTTCGAGCTGGGCGGCCACTCGCTGCTCGGGGCGCGGCTGGTGTCCCGCGTCCGCGAAACGTTTGCGGCGGAACTGCCACTGCGGGCGCTGTTCGAACACCCGACGGTGGCCGGACTGGCCCGCTTGCTGACCGGCGACGACCCGCGCATCACGGGCGTGCAATTGCCACCGCTCTTGAAAGCGGGGCGCGGCGACGCGATTCCGCTGTCCTACGCCCAGCAGCGGTTGTGGTTCCTCGACCAACTGACGCCGGGCAACAGCGCCTACAACATGCCGGCCGCCTTCAAATTGCACGGGAAGCTCGATCTGGACGCGGTGCGCCGCAGCTTCAATGAGATCGTGCGCCGCCATGAAGCGCTGCGCACCGCCTTCCAAGTCATGGACGAGCAGGCGGTGCAGGTGATCGCGCCGCCGGCGGGGCTGGATGTGCGGATGATCGACCTGAGCGCTTTGCACGACAGCGAGCGGGAAGCGGAGCTCAAGCGGCTGGCACACCAAGACGCGACCGCTCCGTTCCACTTGCAGCAAGGGCCGCTCTTGCGCGCTGCCTTGGTGCGCTTGGACGCAGACGAGCACGCTTTGCTCGTCAACATGCACCACATCATCTCCGACGGCTGGTCGATGAACGTGCTGATCCAGGAGTTTGCCGCCCTGTACAGCGCGTTTTCCCAACAGCAGCCTTCGCCGCTTCCGGAACTGCCTGTGCAGTTTGCCGACTATGCGCTCTGGCAGCGTGGTTGGATGCAAGGCGACATCTTGCACGAGCAGCTGTCCTATTGGAAAACGAAGCTCGGCGGCGACTTGCCCGTGCTGGAACTGCCGACCGACCGCTCTGCACAGCCCAACCAGGGAGAGAGCGCCCGCGAAGTCCTGCTCCTGCCCGCTACTGTTGTCCGCCAGCTGAAAAAGCTGAGCCGGGATGCGGGCGCTACGCCGTTCATGACGCTGACGGCCGCTTTCAAAACGCTGCTCGCCCGCCTGACCGGGCAGGACGACATCATCGTCGGCACCCCGATTGCCGGGCGCGGTCTGGTCGAGACGGAAGGGCTGATCGGCCTGCTGCTGAACACGCTTGCTCTGCGCACCGATCTCTCCTGCGCGCCGACCTTCCGCGAGGTGCTGGAACGGGTGCGCGAAACGACTTTGGAAGCGTTTGCACGGCAGGAAGTGCCGTTTGAGAAGATCGTCGAGGAGATCCAGCCGGAGCGCAGCCTGCATCGCAACCCGGTGTTCGACGTCATGATCAATTTTGTCAACACGCCGGACAGTGAGCTGATCCTGCCCGGCTTGACGATCTCCGGGCTGAACGGCGGCGAAGAAACGGCATCGAAATTCATGATGACCTTGTACATCTCCGAACAGGAGGAGTGTCTGCGCCTGAGTCTGGTCTACCAGTCGGCGCTGTTCTCCCGCGAGCGGATGGCAGGCTTCATGGCACAGTTCCAGTCCCTGCTGGAGCAGGTCAGCGCTGATGCGGACCGGGCGGTGAGCGCCTACACGCTGCACACGGCAGTATCCCGCGCCCAATTGCCCGACCCGGCGGCTCCGATCCCGGAGCCGCAATACCCGTCTGTCCGGGAGCTGTTTGCAAAATGGGCGGCAGAAGCGCCTGATCAACTTGCCGTGATGCAAGGGGAGCAGGCGTGGACGTATCGGGACCTGCACGAGCGCGCCGCCGAACTCGCCCGACTGCTCGCGGCTCACGGCGTGCAATGCGGGGAGCGGGTCGCGATCCTCGGTACGCGCAGCTACGGTTTTGTCGCCGCGATGCTCGGCGTGCTGAACAGCGGCGGCGTCCTCGTGCCGATCGACGCAGACCTCCCTCCGGAACGGCAGCAGATGATGGCGGAGCAGTCGCAAGCCCGCTATCTGCTTTCGATCTGCGGTGCGGCTCGCACCTTGGACTGGCCCGCTTATGACATCCTCCGTCTCGATCCGGCAACGGGCCGTGTTCTGGAAAAAACGGCCCCGCCAGACTTCGCGCTGCCCGAGCTGTCCCCGGACGACCCGGCTTACATTTTCTTCACCTCCGGCACCACGGGCGTGCCAAAAGGCGTCTTGGGCACGCACAAAGGGCTCAACCACTTCCTCGCCTGGCAGCGCAGCACGTTTGGCATCAGCCCGAGCGACCGCGTGGCGCAACTGATTCACCTGTCGTTCGATGCGGTGCTGCGCGATGTGTTCCTGCCGCTGACCAGCGGCGCGACGCTCTGCCTGCCCGATGTGACCGACGACCTCGGCGCCGACGTGATCCTGCCGTGGCTGGAGCGGACAGGCGTCACTGTGCTGCACACTGTACCGTCTGTCGCTCAAGCGTGGACGGCCGACGGCACGGACGGCGTCACCTTGCGCTCGCTGCGCCAACTGTTCCTCGCAGGCGAACCTTTGACCGACGTGTTGGTCAACCGTCTGCGCAGCGCGTTCCCGGCGCTCGGCGACATCATCAACCTCTACGGCCCGACCGAGACGACGATGGTCAAATGCTGGTATGTCGTACCGCAGGAGCCGCTGGCAGGGATGCAACCGGCAGGCACTCCGTTCCCGGAGACGCAGGCGCTTGTGCTGAACGCAGCCGGGCAGCTCGCCGGGATCGGCGAACAGGGAGAGATCGTCCTGCGCACGCCGTTCCGCACGCTTGGCTATATCAACGCGCCGGAAGAGAACAAGCGGTTCGCGCCGAACCCGTTTCGCCCGCACGACCCGGCCGACCTGCTGTATCACACCGGCGACAAAGGGCGCTACCGCCCGGACGGCAGCTTGGAAATCCTCGGCCGCGTCGACGATCAGGTCAAAGTGCGCGGCGTGCGGATTCATCTGCACGAAGTGACCGCCGTGCTCCTGCGCCACGAGGCGGTCGACGCCTGCGCCGTGATCGACTGGCAGGACGACAGCGGTCAAACGCAGCTCGCCGCCTACAGCGTGCTCAAACCGGGGCAGGAAGCGACCGCACAAGACCTGCGCACTCATCTGGAGCGCCACCTGTTGGCGGCGATGGTGCCTGGCGTCTACCTGTTCCTCGACGACCTGCCACGGCTCGCAAACGGCAAAATCAACCGCAAAGCCCTGCCGAAGCCGAAGCGCGGCCGCGGCGATGCGGCCGCCTATGTCGCGCCGCGAAACGCTGTGGAAGACAAACTGGCCGCGATCTTCTGCGAAGTGCTGAGTGTGGAAAAAGTTGGCGTACACGACAACTTTTTCACGCTTGGCGGCCATTCGCTGCTCGCCACCCAGCTCGTCTCCCGCATCCGCCTCAGCTTCGAAGTGGAACTGCCGCTGAGCGCCCTGTTCGAACGCCCCACTGTCGCCGGACTGGCCGTGGCGGTGGAAGAGCAGAAACAGGCGCCGCAGCCGCCAGTCTTGACGATCAGCGACGCGCCGATCAAACGCTTAGAACGCGGGAAGAAAACAAAACCCAGAAACTAG
- a CDS encoding non-ribosomal peptide synthetase encodes MDRKTDLLQRRSNLSADKRALLEKRLRGEIKTAAQTGIAKRESAERAALSFAQARLWFLDRLQPGNPVYNVPSIIKMRGQLRLDVLTRSLNEILSRHEALRTTFRSEGGVPYQAIAEELKLTIPVLDIGEADWRPVARTEAARPFDLEKGPLLRATLLRVAEEEHILLLTLHHIVADGWSLGVLLQEMTALYDAFYHGKHSPLPELPIQYADYAKWQGEQGDLLQRQLSYWKQQLGDNPPALQLATDHPRPVKQSMRGAQKKLPLPDELPARLKELCEQEGVTLFMLLLAAYHVLLHRYTAQEDISIGTPIAGRSRGEMEGLIGLFINSLSLRVQVAGERTFREVLQQVRQVSLDAFANQDVPFEKVVEELQVERSLSQTPLFQAFFRHLPELYTEMHLPELTWLPVPVEVETSMFDLSLTVGDTNGSLSCTLDYSPDLFDGQTIERMLAHYRELLASVVSSPEQPVSALNHIPPVERRTLDLLGKGSEAVWQEGLLVHQIFEAQAASTPDAPAILMGDDSITYAELNERANLLAYRLQAQGIRPGDLVGIRLERSPELIISILGALKAGAGYVPIDPTHPQERQEYILQDAKLSALITESNSMASSSETIMLNPIASIASQPNADKFENPVVRPDHPIYVLYTSGTTGQPKGVVMPHRAIANLICWQLQDARFAAGQRTLQYATVTFDVSVQEIFSTLCSGGTLVLIGEDVRRDPMRMISYLSGQRVERLFLPYVAFQQLAETAEAMPDAQLHLTEIFTAGDQLQLTAPIRSLLQRLPGCTLYNHYGPTESHVVTSYRLPDTAADTLPPIGRPIAGAGVRILDANGRLAPLGVPGELCLGGVCLAEGYLNRHDLTAERFVLHEGQRFYKTGDRARWRPDGNLDYLGRLDHQVKIRGYRIEPGEIESMLRQHPNVLEAAVIPHELTPGDKRLVAYYVKRSEPAPTAGELRAHLQSRLPEYMIPSLFLPLDAMPLNANRKLDRRALPSPAGIRLEAEQTRVAPRSDLERELVQIWEQLLGVTGIGVTDNFFSLGGHSLLAVRLMTQIAARFRQSLPLATLFEGGTVEHLADLLRQERAKRWSPLVGIQPHGTRTPFFCIHAVGGTVFSYSALAQTLGPDQPFYGLQACGLEPEEEPLTSIEEQAAAYLAAIRSVQPQGPYRIGAWSLGGTIAYELAHQLTRQGERVELLALFDSLAPVAEYQMQADSLTLLALFARDLLGGRDPEVPSEAIESEEQALQFLQRQLPFPIELDNLRRLWSVFKANIQAYTKYQPVPYSGDLLLFRSNAAGDPSHGWQQLVTGELQIQHIAADHYGLLQTPHVQTLAAEIAN; translated from the coding sequence ATGGATCGCAAAACAGACCTGTTGCAACGACGCTCCAACCTGTCTGCTGACAAGCGGGCACTGCTCGAAAAACGGCTGCGCGGCGAAATCAAAACTGCCGCGCAGACCGGCATCGCCAAGCGCGAGTCTGCCGAACGGGCCGCGCTCTCCTTTGCCCAAGCCCGCTTGTGGTTCCTCGACCGCTTGCAGCCGGGCAACCCTGTCTACAACGTGCCATCGATCATCAAGATGCGCGGACAGTTGCGTTTGGATGTTCTGACCCGCAGTCTAAATGAAATCCTTTCCCGTCACGAAGCGCTCCGCACCACGTTTCGCTCCGAAGGCGGCGTGCCGTACCAAGCGATCGCCGAGGAGTTGAAGCTGACGATCCCGGTGCTCGACATCGGGGAAGCGGACTGGCGCCCAGTTGCCCGAACAGAAGCAGCGAGACCGTTCGATCTGGAAAAGGGGCCCTTGCTGCGGGCGACTTTGCTGCGCGTGGCGGAGGAGGAGCACATCCTGCTGCTCACCTTGCACCACATCGTCGCGGACGGCTGGTCGCTCGGCGTGCTGTTGCAGGAGATGACAGCGCTGTATGATGCGTTTTATCACGGCAAGCATTCGCCGCTGCCAGAGCTGCCGATCCAATATGCCGACTACGCCAAATGGCAGGGGGAGCAGGGCGATCTGCTGCAAAGACAGCTCAGCTACTGGAAGCAGCAGCTCGGCGACAACCCGCCGGCTCTGCAACTCGCCACCGACCATCCGCGTCCGGTCAAGCAGTCCATGCGTGGCGCGCAAAAAAAGCTCCCGCTGCCCGACGAGCTGCCCGCCCGGCTGAAAGAGCTGTGCGAGCAAGAAGGCGTGACCTTGTTCATGCTGCTGTTGGCGGCGTACCACGTGCTCTTGCACCGCTACACGGCGCAGGAGGACATCTCGATCGGCACGCCGATCGCCGGACGAAGCAGGGGGGAGATGGAAGGGCTGATCGGCCTGTTCATCAACTCCCTGTCCTTGCGCGTACAGGTTGCGGGCGAGCGGACGTTCCGCGAGGTGCTGCAGCAGGTGCGCCAAGTGTCGCTCGATGCGTTCGCGAATCAGGACGTTCCTTTTGAAAAAGTGGTCGAAGAACTGCAAGTCGAGCGCAGTTTGAGCCAGACGCCGCTCTTCCAAGCGTTCTTCCGCCATCTGCCCGAGCTGTACACGGAGATGCACCTGCCGGAACTGACCTGGCTGCCCGTGCCGGTGGAAGTGGAGACCTCGATGTTCGACCTCTCGCTCACCGTCGGCGACACCAACGGCAGCCTGTCCTGCACGCTCGACTACAGCCCCGACCTGTTCGACGGGCAGACGATCGAGCGCATGCTGGCACACTACCGCGAACTGCTGGCCAGCGTCGTCAGCAGCCCGGAACAGCCGGTCAGCGCTCTCAACCACATCCCGCCCGTCGAGCGCCGGACGCTCGACCTGCTCGGCAAGGGGAGTGAGGCTGTTTGGCAAGAGGGTCTCCTCGTCCACCAGATCTTTGAAGCCCAAGCGGCAAGCACACCTGACGCCCCGGCGATTCTCATGGGCGATGACAGCATCACCTACGCCGAGCTCAACGAAAGAGCGAACCTTCTGGCATACCGGCTACAAGCCCAAGGCATTCGCCCCGGCGACCTCGTCGGCATCCGCCTCGAACGTTCGCCCGAGCTGATCATCAGTATCCTGGGCGCATTAAAAGCAGGCGCAGGCTACGTTCCGATCGACCCGACCCACCCGCAGGAGCGTCAGGAGTACATTTTGCAAGATGCCAAACTATCTGCCTTGATCACCGAGTCGAACTCTATGGCAAGTTCATCTGAAACTATCATGCTGAATCCAATCGCTTCCATCGCATCTCAGCCAAACGCCGACAAGTTTGAAAACCCTGTTGTCAGGCCCGACCATCCCATCTACGTCCTCTACACCTCGGGCACGACCGGCCAGCCCAAAGGCGTCGTCATGCCGCACCGCGCCATCGCCAACCTGATCTGCTGGCAACTGCAAGACGCGCGCTTCGCAGCAGGGCAGAGAACCCTCCAATACGCGACCGTCACCTTCGACGTGTCGGTGCAGGAGATCTTCTCCACCCTCTGCTCCGGCGGCACGCTCGTGCTGATCGGTGAAGATGTGCGCCGCGACCCGATGCGGATGATCTCGTATCTGTCCGGGCAGCGCGTCGAGCGCCTGTTCCTGCCGTACGTCGCCTTCCAGCAGCTCGCCGAGACGGCAGAAGCGATGCCCGATGCACAGCTGCACTTGACAGAGATCTTCACCGCAGGCGACCAGCTCCAGCTCACCGCGCCGATTCGCAGCTTGCTGCAGCGCCTGCCCGGCTGCACGCTGTACAACCACTACGGCCCGACCGAGTCGCACGTGGTGACATCCTACCGCCTGCCAGACACGGCAGCAGACACCTTGCCGCCGATCGGCCGCCCGATCGCCGGTGCCGGAGTGCGCATTCTGGACGCGAACGGCCGACTTGCCCCGCTCGGCGTGCCCGGCGAGCTGTGCCTCGGCGGCGTGTGTCTGGCCGAGGGCTACCTCAACCGCCATGACCTGACCGCCGAGCGCTTTGTCCTGCACGAAGGACAGCGCTTCTACAAAACGGGCGACCGCGCCCGCTGGCGTCCCGACGGCAACCTGGACTACCTCGGCCGCCTCGACCACCAAGTCAAAATCCGCGGCTACCGCATCGAGCCGGGCGAGATCGAAAGCATGCTCCGCCAGCATCCGAACGTGCTCGAAGCTGCGGTCATCCCGCACGAACTCACGCCGGGCGACAAGCGGCTTGTCGCGTACTATGTCAAGCGCAGCGAACCGGCGCCGACCGCAGGCGAGCTGCGCGCACACTTGCAGAGCAGGTTGCCAGAATATATGATTCCGTCCCTGTTCCTGCCGCTCGACGCCATGCCGCTCAATGCCAATCGCAAGCTCGACCGCCGTGCGTTGCCGTCTCCGGCAGGCATCCGCCTCGAAGCGGAGCAGACCCGCGTCGCCCCGCGCAGCGACCTTGAGCGCGAATTGGTGCAGATCTGGGAACAGCTGCTCGGCGTGACCGGCATCGGCGTCACCGACAACTTTTTCAGCCTCGGCGGACACTCGCTGCTCGCTGTGCGCCTGATGACGCAGATCGCCGCCCGTTTCCGCCAATCGCTTCCGCTGGCCACCCTGTTCGAAGGCGGCACCGTCGAGCATCTGGCCGACCTGCTGCGCCAAGAGCGCGCCAAACGCTGGTCGCCGCTGGTCGGCATTCAGCCGCACGGCACCCGGACGCCTTTTTTCTGCATCCATGCGGTGGGCGGCACCGTGTTCAGCTATTCCGCGTTGGCGCAAACGCTCGGCCCTGATCAGCCCTTCTACGGCCTGCAAGCCTGCGGTCTTGAGCCGGAAGAAGAGCCGCTGACCAGCATCGAAGAGCAGGCCGCCGCCTATCTCGCCGCGATCCGCTCCGTCCAGCCGCAGGGCCCGTACCGCATCGGAGCCTGGTCGCTCGGCGGCACCATCGCCTACGAACTGGCGCACCAGTTGACCCGGCAAGGGGAGCGGGTGGAACTGCTGGCGCTCTTTGATTCGCTTGCCCCGGTGGCAGAGTATCAAATGCAAGCGGACAGCCTGACCCTGCTCGCCCTGTTCGCCCGCGACCTGCTCGGCGGCCGCGACCCGGAAGTGCCTTCTGAAGCGATTGAAAGCGAAGAGCAGGCGCTTCAGTTCCTGCAGCGCCAACTTCCGTTCCCGATCGAGCTCGACAACTTGCGCCGCCTCTGGTCGGTCTTCAAAGCGAACATCCAAGCCTACACCAAGTATCAGCCTGTTCCCTACTCAGGTGATCTGCTGCTCTTTCGCTCCAACGCTGCGGGAGACCCGTCCCACGGATGGCAGCAACTGGTGACCGGGGAGTTGCAAATCCAGCACATCGCAGCCGACCACTACGGACTGCTGCAAACGCCGCACGTGCAAACACTGGCGGCTGAGATTGCGAACTAG